From the genome of Thiohalorhabdus sp. Cl-TMA, one region includes:
- a CDS encoding DUF4389 domain-containing protein gives MSSEIRRNLSSGATWLRGLYMLLFAVIFNLAELVLAAVALFQFAAHLLSGAPNQRLRDFGDNLARYLREMAAFLTYSSEIKPFPFSPWPGNGESGRSSRKAEEAQPPARNELPEAGDGGDEEGGEPNESGVR, from the coding sequence ATGAGCTCGGAAATACGCCGAAACCTGTCGAGCGGGGCGACCTGGCTGCGCGGCCTGTACATGCTCCTGTTCGCCGTGATCTTCAACCTCGCCGAGCTGGTGCTCGCCGCCGTGGCCCTGTTCCAGTTCGCCGCCCACCTGCTGTCCGGGGCTCCCAACCAGCGGCTCCGGGATTTCGGGGATAACCTGGCACGCTATCTCAGGGAGATGGCCGCCTTTCTGACCTACAGCAGCGAGATCAAGCCCTTCCCCTTCTCCCCCTGGCCAGGTAACGGGGAATCCGGGCGGAGTAGCAGGAAAGCGGAGGAGGCTCAGCCCCCGGCCCGGAACGAGCTCCCGGAAGCGGGGGACGGGGGCGACGAGGAGGGCGGCGAGCCGAACGAGTCCGGCGTGCGCTAG
- a CDS encoding Rieske (2Fe-2S) protein has protein sequence MSDWWEVARAEEIPPGTVVQVDADDTPIAVVNLDGTFFALSNICTHMQVELHDGELDPEGELECPAHGARFDVRTGEALTPPAFEGLDTYPVQVADGTVYVHPEPAD, from the coding sequence ATGAGCGACTGGTGGGAAGTGGCCCGAGCCGAGGAGATTCCGCCGGGCACGGTGGTGCAAGTGGACGCCGACGACACCCCGATTGCCGTGGTGAATCTCGACGGCACCTTCTTCGCGCTATCCAATATCTGCACCCACATGCAGGTGGAGCTCCACGACGGAGAGCTCGATCCCGAGGGCGAGCTGGAATGCCCCGCGCACGGGGCCCGCTTCGACGTGCGCACCGGCGAGGCCCTTACACCGCCGGCTTTCGAGGGACTGGACACCTACCCGGTGCAGGTGGCGGATGGCACCGTCTACGTGCATCCCGAGCCCGCGGACTGA
- a CDS encoding deoxyribodipyrimidine photo-lyase, translated as MVAPERIHEPGPGAPRQGRYVLYWMQQAQRAFDNAALDHAVVRANALRIPVVVVFGLTADYPEANLRHYAFLLEGLAETAGDLKERGIAFVPLLRQPPEAALSLAGEAALLVCDRGYLRHQRRWREQVAVEAPCPVTEVETEAVVPVETASDKAETAARTLRPKIRRLREQFLAARESVEPLVTDRPSGMEGDFRVEQAADVLDRLPLDRSVPPVSDLRGGYGEARRHLGQFIRDHLRGYADRSSDPVAEATSHLSPYLHFGQIGPIEVARAIQGAEADEGDREAYLEQFIVRRELTFNHAWFNADYDRYAGLPAWARETLRHHAADPRDPCYGPEQLEQAQTGDPYWNAAMTDMRTRGFMPNYMRMYWGKKVLEWMADPETAFATLLALNNKYFLDGRDPSSYANVAWCFGLHDRGWPERPVFGKVRYMNARGLRRKFAIDTYVRRVLDKADSEGA; from the coding sequence ATGGTGGCCCCCGAGCGCATTCACGAGCCGGGTCCCGGTGCGCCACGCCAGGGGCGCTATGTTCTCTATTGGATGCAGCAGGCCCAACGGGCCTTCGACAATGCCGCCCTGGACCATGCGGTTGTCCGGGCGAACGCCCTCCGGATACCGGTGGTAGTGGTCTTCGGCCTCACCGCCGACTATCCGGAAGCCAACCTCCGGCACTATGCCTTCCTGCTGGAGGGCCTGGCGGAAACCGCTGGAGACCTGAAAGAGCGGGGTATTGCCTTCGTCCCCTTGCTCCGCCAACCGCCGGAAGCAGCGCTCTCCCTGGCCGGGGAAGCCGCGCTGCTGGTCTGCGACCGTGGATACCTCCGGCACCAGCGCCGATGGCGCGAGCAAGTGGCCGTCGAGGCCCCCTGCCCGGTGACCGAGGTGGAGACGGAGGCGGTGGTACCGGTGGAGACCGCGTCGGACAAGGCGGAGACCGCCGCCCGCACCCTTCGGCCCAAGATCCGCCGGCTTCGGGAGCAGTTCCTGGCCGCCCGGGAGTCCGTGGAACCGCTGGTGACGGATCGCCCTTCCGGTATGGAGGGCGATTTTCGCGTCGAGCAGGCCGCGGACGTCCTGGACCGGCTCCCACTGGACCGATCGGTACCTCCCGTATCCGATCTGCGGGGCGGCTACGGGGAGGCCCGCCGCCACCTCGGCCAATTCATCCGGGACCATCTGCGCGGTTACGCCGACCGGAGCTCCGACCCCGTGGCCGAGGCCACCTCCCACCTCTCGCCCTACCTGCACTTCGGCCAGATCGGGCCGATCGAGGTCGCGCGGGCCATTCAGGGGGCGGAGGCCGACGAGGGCGACCGTGAGGCCTACCTGGAACAGTTCATCGTCCGGCGGGAGCTGACCTTCAACCACGCCTGGTTCAACGCGGACTACGACCGCTACGCCGGCCTGCCCGCGTGGGCCCGCGAAACGCTCCGGCACCACGCGGCGGATCCCCGGGACCCCTGCTACGGGCCCGAGCAGCTGGAGCAGGCCCAAACCGGCGACCCCTACTGGAACGCGGCCATGACGGACATGCGCACCCGGGGCTTCATGCCCAACTACATGCGCATGTACTGGGGCAAGAAGGTCCTGGAATGGATGGCCGATCCGGAGACGGCCTTCGCCACCCTTCTCGCCCTGAACAACAAGTACTTCCTCGACGGCCGGGACCCCAGCTCCTACGCCAACGTCGCCTGGTGCTTCGGGCTGCACGATCGCGGCTGGCCGGAGCGGCCCGTTTTCGGCAAAGTACGCTATATGAACGCCCGCGGATTGCGCCGCAAATTTGCCATCGACACCTATGTCCGGCGAGTGCTGGACAAAGCCGATTCGGAGGGGGCATGA